In Brevundimonas subvibrioides, a genomic segment contains:
- the gcvT gene encoding glycine cleavage system aminomethyltransferase GcvT: protein MTDPTLKTTVLNAAHRALGARMVGFGGYDMPVQYEGVLAEHRWTREHAGLFDVSHMGQARLTGADAIAQFQRFVPGDYAALKAGRQKYSLLLNESGGIIDDLMAGKPDHGGLYIVVNAGNKDEDFAFWRAHLSGDATLTVLDDRALIAIQGPEAAEVMVAHEPVLAEFGFMDCARLMLFGVDCYVSRSGYTGEDGYEISVPAAEAERIWNTILQDARVKPIGLGARDSLRLEAGLPLHGHDIDATTSPVEGALTFALSKSRKDAADFNGAGRILKELAEGPSRVRVGLSVKEGAPAREGAEIADADGTVIGVVTSGGPSPTLGRNIAMGYVPPSHAALGTNLKVIVRGRASACEVIDMPFVAQRYHRKPAA, encoded by the coding sequence ATGACCGACCCGACGCTGAAGACGACCGTCCTGAACGCCGCGCATCGTGCACTGGGCGCGCGCATGGTCGGGTTCGGCGGCTATGACATGCCGGTTCAGTACGAGGGGGTGCTGGCCGAGCACCGCTGGACCCGCGAGCATGCCGGTCTGTTCGACGTCTCTCACATGGGCCAGGCCAGGCTGACCGGGGCCGATGCCATCGCCCAGTTCCAGCGGTTCGTGCCCGGCGACTATGCCGCGCTGAAGGCCGGGCGTCAGAAATACAGCCTGCTGCTGAACGAGAGCGGCGGCATCATCGACGATCTGATGGCCGGAAAGCCCGATCACGGCGGACTCTATATCGTCGTCAACGCGGGCAACAAGGACGAGGACTTCGCGTTCTGGCGAGCTCATCTGTCGGGTGACGCGACCCTGACTGTGCTCGACGACCGCGCCCTGATCGCCATTCAGGGACCCGAGGCGGCCGAGGTGATGGTCGCGCATGAGCCGGTGCTGGCCGAGTTCGGCTTCATGGACTGCGCCCGTCTGATGCTGTTCGGGGTCGACTGCTACGTTTCGCGCTCGGGCTATACGGGCGAGGACGGCTATGAGATTTCCGTGCCGGCCGCCGAGGCCGAACGGATCTGGAACACCATACTGCAAGACGCCCGGGTCAAGCCGATCGGCCTCGGCGCGCGGGACAGCCTGCGTCTGGAGGCCGGGCTGCCGCTGCATGGCCACGACATCGATGCGACGACCTCGCCGGTCGAGGGGGCGCTGACCTTCGCCCTGTCGAAATCGAGGAAGGACGCCGCGGACTTCAACGGGGCCGGGCGCATCCTGAAGGAGCTGGCCGAGGGCCCGTCGCGGGTCCGCGTGGGCCTCAGCGTCAAGGAAGGCGCCCCGGCCCGCGAGGGTGCGGAGATCGCCGATGCGGACGGCACGGTGATCGGCGTGGTCACCTCGGGCGGCCCGTCGCCTACGCTCGGCCGCAACATCGCCATGGGCTATGTGCCGCCGTCGCACGCCGCCCTCGGCACCAACCTCAAGGTCATCGTGCGCGGCAGGGCCTCGGCGTGCGAGGTCATCGACATGCCTTTCGTCGCCCAACGCTACCACCGCAAACCCGCAGCCTGA
- the gcvH gene encoding glycine cleavage system protein GcvH has protein sequence MHFTSDHEWVRLDGDIATVGITKHAADQLGDVVFVETPEAGKTFGKGDSFAVVESVKAASDVYAPVSGEVVEGNAALASAPETVNADPEGEGWFAKIKVSDASQIDGLMDRAGYDAFLATL, from the coding sequence ATGCATTTCACCAGCGATCACGAATGGGTCCGGCTGGATGGCGACATCGCCACCGTCGGCATCACGAAGCACGCCGCCGACCAGCTGGGGGACGTCGTGTTCGTCGAGACGCCGGAAGCCGGCAAGACCTTCGGCAAGGGCGACAGCTTCGCCGTCGTCGAGAGCGTGAAGGCGGCCTCTGACGTCTATGCCCCCGTGTCGGGTGAGGTGGTCGAGGGCAATGCGGCGCTCGCCAGCGCGCCGGAGACCGTCAATGCCGACCCGGAAGGCGAGGGCTGGTTCGCGAAGATCAAGGTGTCGGATGCCTCGCAGATCGACGGCCTGATGGACCGCGCCGGCTACGACGCGTTCCTCGCCACGCTGTAA
- the gcvPA gene encoding aminomethyl-transferring glycine dehydrogenase subunit GcvPA, with protein MRYLPLTPDDRTAMLAAIGVTSIDDLFVDVPRAARRDGFVDLPRVMGELEVERALKALAGKNTAAGDVPFFCGAGAYRHHVPATVDHIIQRSEFLTSYTPYQPEIAQGTLQYLYEFQTQVANLTGMEVANASLYDGSTATAEGVLMATRVTRRNKAVFSGGVHPHYVRASETVVHAVGVETVSLPAAIDAEAAVIDAIDRDTACVVVQTPNVFGTATDVTKIAEAAKAAGALLIVVVTEAVSMGLLKSPGEMGADIVAAEGQSIGNALNYGGPYVGLFACKQSLIRQMPGRLCGETVDADGERGFVLTLSTREQHIRRDKATSNICTNSGLCCLAFSIHMSLLGETGLRKLALLNHEKALATRDALAAIPGVEILTPRFFNEFAVRLPRPAAEVVEALGNHRILAGVPYSRLAPGVGPNGERWDDVLLIAATETTLDADIQILAKSLTKVLGA; from the coding sequence ATGCGCTATCTGCCTCTGACCCCCGACGACCGCACGGCGATGCTCGCCGCCATCGGCGTGACCTCCATCGACGACCTGTTCGTGGACGTGCCCCGGGCGGCGCGGCGCGACGGCTTCGTCGACCTGCCCCGCGTGATGGGCGAGCTGGAGGTCGAGCGGGCGCTGAAGGCGCTGGCGGGCAAGAACACGGCGGCGGGGGATGTGCCGTTCTTCTGCGGGGCCGGGGCCTATCGCCACCATGTGCCGGCAACGGTGGACCACATCATCCAGCGGTCCGAGTTCCTGACCAGCTACACCCCCTATCAGCCCGAGATCGCCCAGGGGACGCTGCAGTACCTCTATGAGTTCCAGACCCAGGTGGCGAACCTGACCGGGATGGAGGTGGCCAATGCCTCGCTCTACGACGGCTCGACCGCCACGGCCGAGGGTGTGCTGATGGCCACGCGGGTGACGCGCCGGAACAAGGCGGTCTTCTCGGGCGGGGTGCATCCCCACTATGTCCGGGCGTCGGAGACGGTCGTTCATGCCGTGGGCGTCGAGACCGTCAGCCTGCCGGCCGCGATCGATGCCGAGGCCGCCGTGATCGACGCCATCGACAGGGACACGGCCTGCGTCGTGGTCCAGACCCCGAACGTGTTCGGCACCGCCACCGACGTGACGAAGATCGCGGAGGCCGCAAAGGCCGCCGGGGCCCTGCTGATCGTCGTGGTGACCGAGGCTGTGTCGATGGGTCTGCTGAAGTCGCCGGGCGAGATGGGGGCCGACATCGTCGCCGCCGAGGGCCAGTCGATCGGCAATGCCCTGAACTACGGCGGGCCCTATGTCGGCCTGTTCGCCTGCAAGCAAAGCCTGATCCGCCAGATGCCCGGTCGCCTGTGCGGCGAGACGGTGGATGCGGACGGGGAGCGGGGCTTCGTCCTGACCCTGTCGACCCGCGAACAGCATATCCGCCGCGACAAGGCGACCTCGAACATCTGCACCAACTCCGGCCTGTGCTGCCTGGCCTTCTCGATCCACATGAGCCTGCTGGGCGAGACGGGATTGCGCAAACTGGCCCTGCTGAACCACGAGAAGGCGCTGGCCACGCGCGATGCCCTGGCCGCCATCCCCGGTGTCGAGATCCTGACGCCGCGCTTCTTCAACGAGTTCGCCGTGCGCCTGCCCAGGCCCGCCGCCGAGGTGGTCGAGGCGCTGGGCAACCACCGCATTCTGGCCGGCGTGCCCTACAGCCGTCTGGCCCCCGGCGTCGGCCCCAATGGTGAAAGGTGGGACGACGTCCTGCTGATCGCCGCCACCGAGACGACGCTGGATGCCGACATCCAGATCCTCGCCAAGTCGCTGACCAAGGTCCTGGGAGCCTGA
- the gcvPB gene encoding aminomethyl-transferring glycine dehydrogenase subunit GcvPB, which translates to MSTMNTVGRPTAPTVVDHDYKHPTLTGGRGLLQDELLIFETDGWYKTGVDLPEPTSDGGDLGALVRRDPIGLPGLSEPEAMRHYVRLSQKNHAIDLALYPLGSCTMKHNPRLNEKMARLPGFSDIHPLQPISTVQGALELMDTLAHWLKTLTGMPAVAMSPKAGAHGELCGLMAIRAAHEASGQHEVRRKVLVPTSAHGTNPATAAFVGYTVVEVAQTDDGRVDVADLASRLGPDVAAIMVTNPNTCGLFERDIVEIARLTHEAGAYFYCDGANFNAIVGRVRPGDLGVDAMHINLHKTFSTPHGGGGPGAGPVVLSEALAPFAPAPWVVNDGDGFKLIEREEDEAAQAFGRMCAFNGQMGMFVRALSYMMSHGSDGLRQVAEDAVLNANYIKARLSDVMSAAFPDGPCMHEALFDDEWLKGTEITTLDFAKAMIDEGFHPMTMYFPLVVHGAMLIEPTETESKAELDRFIHALRLLAAAAKAGEVERFKGAPFHAPLRRLDETRAARSPRLRWTAPEGHNMAAE; encoded by the coding sequence ATGAGCACGATGAACACCGTCGGCCGCCCGACCGCCCCCACTGTCGTCGATCACGACTACAAACATCCGACCCTGACGGGCGGGCGCGGCCTGTTGCAGGACGAGCTGCTGATCTTCGAGACGGATGGCTGGTACAAGACCGGGGTCGATCTGCCGGAGCCGACGTCGGATGGCGGCGATCTGGGCGCTCTGGTGCGGCGCGATCCCATCGGCCTGCCGGGGCTCTCCGAGCCCGAGGCGATGCGCCACTATGTGCGCCTCAGCCAGAAGAACCACGCCATCGACCTGGCCCTGTATCCGCTGGGCTCGTGCACGATGAAGCACAATCCGCGGCTGAACGAGAAGATGGCGCGTCTGCCGGGCTTCTCCGACATCCACCCGCTGCAGCCCATCTCGACCGTGCAGGGCGCGCTGGAGCTGATGGATACCCTGGCCCACTGGCTGAAGACCCTGACCGGCATGCCGGCGGTGGCGATGTCGCCCAAGGCCGGGGCCCACGGCGAGCTGTGCGGACTGATGGCCATCCGCGCCGCGCATGAGGCCTCGGGCCAGCATGAGGTGCGCCGCAAGGTGCTGGTGCCGACCTCGGCCCACGGGACCAATCCGGCGACCGCCGCCTTCGTCGGCTATACGGTGGTCGAGGTCGCCCAGACCGACGACGGCCGCGTCGATGTCGCAGACCTGGCCTCCAGGCTGGGGCCGGACGTGGCCGCCATCATGGTGACCAACCCCAACACCTGCGGCCTGTTCGAGCGCGACATCGTCGAGATCGCGCGGCTGACGCACGAGGCCGGAGCCTATTTCTACTGCGACGGGGCCAATTTCAACGCCATCGTCGGGCGGGTGCGGCCGGGCGATCTGGGCGTCGATGCCATGCACATCAACCTGCACAAGACCTTCTCCACCCCGCACGGCGGGGGCGGGCCGGGCGCCGGTCCGGTGGTGCTGTCCGAGGCCCTGGCCCCCTTCGCCCCGGCCCCCTGGGTCGTCAATGACGGCGACGGCTTCAAGCTGATCGAGCGCGAGGAGGACGAGGCGGCCCAGGCCTTCGGCCGCATGTGCGCCTTTAACGGCCAGATGGGGATGTTCGTCCGGGCGCTCAGCTACATGATGAGCCATGGCTCAGACGGCCTGCGTCAGGTGGCCGAGGACGCGGTCCTGAACGCCAACTACATCAAGGCCCGGCTGTCCGACGTCATGTCGGCCGCCTTCCCCGATGGCCCCTGCATGCACGAGGCCCTGTTCGACGACGAATGGCTGAAGGGCACGGAGATCACCACGCTCGACTTCGCCAAGGCGATGATCGACGAGGGCTTCCATCCGATGACCATGTATTTCCCGCTGGTCGTTCATGGTGCCATGCTGATCGAGCCGACCGAGACGGAATCGAAGGCCGAACTGGACCGGTTCATCCACGCCCTGCGCCTGCTGGCCGCGGCCGCGAAGGCCGGCGAGGTCGAACGCTTCAAGGGCGCGCCCTTCCATGCGCCCCTGCGTCGTCTGGACGAGACCCGCGCCGCGCGTTCGCCCAGGTTGCGCTGGACCGCCCCCGAGGGCCACAATATGGCGGCGGAATAG
- the mntA gene encoding type VII toxin-antitoxin system MntA family adenylyltransferase antitoxin — MSPDAAVPILERLIPGLAAVYVFGSAARGDARADSDLDLAFISDAVVRPMVRHEARLAVEAMLKIDVDLVDLMTASPILGRQVLLEGRRLATLKPITADLAEIRLMRDYEDLKTRRRGIEADIVARGRVLA; from the coding sequence ATGTCGCCAGACGCCGCCGTCCCGATTCTGGAGCGCCTGATCCCCGGCCTCGCCGCTGTCTATGTGTTTGGCAGCGCCGCCCGGGGCGATGCGCGCGCTGACAGCGATCTGGATCTGGCATTCATATCGGACGCTGTCGTGCGCCCCATGGTGCGCCACGAGGCTCGTCTTGCGGTCGAGGCGATGTTGAAGATCGACGTCGACCTGGTCGATCTGATGACGGCTTCGCCCATTCTCGGACGGCAGGTTCTGCTCGAAGGGCGGCGACTCGCCACGCTGAAACCCATCACCGCCGATTTGGCCGAGATCCGTCTGATGCGGGACTACGAGGACCTCAAGACGCGGCGCAGGGGCATAGAAGCCGACATCGTGGCGCGCGGGCGGGTACTGGCGTGA
- the hepT gene encoding type VII toxin-antitoxin system HepT family RNase toxin, protein MTDDILVAKAQTVERCIARAREELAESVDFATEFTRQDAAVLNVQRACEATIDMAFRLVQLEGLGAPANTREPFDQLTRAGLIDNALGEVLMKMVGFKNVAVHQYIDLDITVVESVIRLSLDDLLTFSSVALRLSPNAG, encoded by the coding sequence GTGACCGACGACATTCTTGTCGCCAAGGCTCAAACCGTTGAACGCTGCATCGCCCGCGCCCGGGAAGAACTGGCTGAAAGCGTCGATTTCGCTACGGAGTTCACGCGGCAGGACGCCGCCGTCCTGAACGTCCAGCGCGCCTGTGAGGCGACGATCGACATGGCGTTCCGGCTGGTGCAACTGGAAGGGCTGGGGGCACCGGCAAACACCCGCGAGCCCTTCGATCAGCTGACCCGCGCCGGGTTGATCGACAATGCGCTGGGCGAAGTCCTCATGAAGATGGTGGGCTTTAAAAACGTGGCTGTGCATCAATACATCGATCTGGACATCACCGTGGTCGAAAGCGTCATCCGGCTCAGCCTTGATGATCTGCTGACGTTTTCGAGCGTCGCCCTCAGGCTCTCGCCGAACGCAGGATAG
- a CDS encoding SDR family oxidoreductase has translation MPHWTTANIPDQSGKLAIVTGANSGTGYETALELARKGAEVVIAARNPGKGEDALRRIRRAVPGASVRFEALDLADQASVAAFADRLLATGRPIDILVNNAGVMALPTREVTGDGFEMQLATNYLGHFALTARLLPGLRAGRARVVQLSSIAHRRGRIRFDDLNHATGYKAWPVYAQSKLAMLMFGLELDRRSAANGWGLTSVVAHPGYARTGLIANGPLVRSPFQRAVMAVILRPLIEPLISHSAAAGALPILMAATDPSIAGGAYVGATRLMELKGPPGPARAEPQALDTAAAARLWEATEAMVGVRFVQG, from the coding sequence ATGCCTCACTGGACCACCGCAAACATTCCCGACCAGAGCGGAAAGCTGGCGATCGTCACGGGGGCGAACAGCGGGACGGGCTATGAGACGGCGCTGGAGCTGGCCCGCAAGGGGGCCGAGGTCGTGATCGCGGCGCGCAACCCGGGCAAGGGCGAGGACGCCCTCCGCCGCATCCGCCGCGCGGTGCCCGGGGCCAGCGTGCGGTTCGAGGCGCTGGACCTGGCCGATCAGGCCTCGGTCGCGGCCTTTGCCGACCGGCTGCTGGCGACCGGGCGGCCCATCGACATCCTGGTCAACAATGCCGGGGTCATGGCCCTGCCGACGCGCGAGGTCACCGGCGACGGGTTCGAGATGCAACTGGCCACCAACTATCTGGGCCATTTCGCCCTGACCGCGCGGCTGCTGCCCGGGCTCAGGGCGGGTCGGGCGCGGGTCGTCCAGCTGTCCAGCATCGCCCACCGCCGGGGGCGGATCCGGTTCGACGACCTGAACCATGCCACCGGCTACAAGGCCTGGCCCGTCTATGCCCAGTCGAAACTGGCCATGCTGATGTTCGGGCTGGAGCTGGACCGGCGCAGCGCGGCGAACGGCTGGGGCCTGACCAGTGTGGTGGCGCACCCCGGCTATGCCCGGACCGGCCTGATCGCCAATGGCCCTCTGGTTCGCTCGCCCTTCCAGCGGGCGGTCATGGCCGTGATTTTGCGGCCGCTGATCGAGCCCCTGATCAGCCATTCGGCGGCGGCGGGCGCCCTGCCGATCCTGATGGCGGCGACCGACCCTTCCATAGCCGGCGGGGCCTATGTCGGGGCGACGCGTCTGATGGAACTGAAGGGCCCGCCGGGACCGGCCAGGGCCGAGCCACAGGCGCTGGACACAGCAGCGGCGGCGCGGCTGTGGGAGGCGACCGAGGCGATGGTGGGGGTGCGGTTCGTCCAGGGCTGA
- a CDS encoding ImmA/IrrE family metallo-endopeptidase translates to MMRGSYIAVALAASGSLFPQVTSAQATTDPLETRVTVLRDGFVDAVKACGVEPAFVPAVSISTDASVISYYRKTLIVGRWEELPPPIQGFADAWAAQVMPGEGGQALYDRIFNGFLVGHELGHWVGDWSGRWATLDRWDSEMEANRFAIAFAKLDPTTAAELERTVAMFDFLHAGPGPTPAGEDERTYFDENYETLATRDPIGYSWFQGRLMQLAWEQRDTADFCALVKLPPDTAGRNPDWSPRSGA, encoded by the coding sequence ATGATGCGTGGCTCCTACATCGCCGTCGCCCTGGCCGCGTCGGGATCCCTGTTTCCTCAGGTCACATCCGCCCAGGCGACAACCGATCCGCTGGAGACCAGGGTGACTGTGCTCCGCGACGGTTTCGTCGACGCCGTGAAGGCCTGCGGCGTCGAGCCGGCGTTCGTGCCTGCCGTGTCGATCTCCACCGACGCCAGCGTGATTTCCTACTACCGCAAGACCCTGATCGTCGGCCGATGGGAAGAGCTGCCGCCGCCCATCCAGGGCTTCGCCGACGCCTGGGCCGCCCAGGTCATGCCCGGCGAGGGCGGGCAGGCCCTGTACGACAGGATCTTCAACGGCTTCCTGGTCGGGCACGAGCTGGGCCACTGGGTGGGGGACTGGTCCGGGCGCTGGGCGACGCTCGATCGCTGGGACAGCGAGATGGAGGCCAATCGCTTCGCCATTGCCTTCGCGAAGCTGGATCCGACCACGGCCGCTGAGCTGGAACGGACCGTCGCCATGTTCGACTTCCTGCACGCCGGTCCGGGGCCGACCCCGGCTGGAGAGGACGAGCGGACGTATTTCGACGAGAACTACGAGACGCTCGCGACCCGCGATCCGATTGGCTACAGCTGGTTCCAGGGTCGGCTGATGCAGCTGGCGTGGGAACAGCGCGACACGGCCGATTTCTGCGCGCTGGTGAAACTGCCGCCGGATACGGCGGGGCGAAACCCCGACTGGTCGCCGCGCTCCGGAGCTTGA
- a CDS encoding helix-turn-helix domain-containing protein, which translates to MANLEGEDAVVAAPPMDPTVSVDLVSAGQWSLCRMEHTVMGPVSFDQPPPPVHHLAMPLGTARPRMTMVVEGRVRRPAFGPDEIIAIEAGSCGRGGWDDAFESACFYFQPEAIEAALGRPVGAGDITLHTSTGLKAPIVVHLLQALHADAAAGQPHGVMVGDAIFSALAAQFVTQPVRDGGSAGADWRVRRALDYIHANLTDPIDLNSIAMAAATSPYHLARSFRAATGSTIWRYVLKQRARRAGRLMLTTEMSLTQVAYAVGFETYSSFVAAVREEYGMTPMALRRGR; encoded by the coding sequence GTGGCGAACCTCGAAGGCGAAGACGCGGTCGTCGCAGCCCCGCCCATGGACCCGACGGTGAGCGTCGATCTGGTCTCGGCCGGGCAGTGGTCGCTCTGTCGCATGGAGCATACGGTGATGGGGCCGGTCAGCTTCGACCAGCCGCCGCCGCCCGTGCATCACCTGGCCATGCCGCTCGGTACCGCTCGACCCCGGATGACCATGGTGGTGGAGGGGCGGGTGCGCCGCCCGGCCTTCGGTCCTGATGAAATCATCGCCATCGAGGCGGGCTCGTGCGGGCGGGGCGGCTGGGACGACGCCTTCGAATCCGCCTGCTTCTATTTCCAGCCCGAGGCGATCGAGGCCGCGCTGGGCCGACCGGTCGGCGCAGGAGACATCACCCTGCACACTTCTACGGGTCTGAAGGCCCCGATCGTGGTCCATCTGCTGCAGGCGCTGCATGCGGATGCGGCGGCAGGCCAGCCCCATGGCGTGATGGTTGGAGACGCCATCTTTTCGGCGCTCGCAGCCCAGTTCGTGACGCAGCCGGTGCGCGACGGAGGGTCCGCCGGAGCAGACTGGCGGGTGCGCCGGGCGCTGGATTACATCCACGCCAATCTGACCGATCCGATCGACCTCAACAGCATCGCCATGGCCGCTGCCACCAGCCCGTACCACCTGGCTCGCAGCTTTCGCGCCGCCACGGGTTCGACGATCTGGCGATATGTCCTGAAGCAGCGCGCCCGACGGGCCGGGCGCCTGATGCTGACCACCGAAATGTCGCTGACGCAGGTGGCCTATGCGGTGGGATTCGAGACCTATTCCAGTTTCGTCGCCGCCGTCCGCGAGGAATACGGGATGACACCCATGGCATTGCGGCGTGGCCGTTAG
- a CDS encoding alkaline phosphatase D family protein, which yields MKTLSRRGLMAGTAGLGLAAGAGTASADPHRESARTLTRIAFGSCAKSDKPQPIWDAVLAAEPDLFIFLGDNVYLDTRDPAVMRRKYAELAAQPGFQKLKASVPILAIWDDHDYGENDAGADYPMKEETRRQFLDFFDEPADSPRRTRDGIYTAPVFGPAGRQVQILLPDLRWNRTPLVPLELGNQDYGTWVQQRAQAGLSTPGPYMRNPEMTATQLGETQWRWLEEQLSVPADIRILASSLQVLADFAGWEGWINFAHDHQRLIAAIRDRKANGLFCLSGDTHYAEISRLDVNTPYPLWDITSSGLTEVWPVTPPNALRVGDVFRDQNFGLLTIGWQGESPTVLAQIRDVNGTVRLEQPIRIADLVV from the coding sequence ATGAAGACTCTCTCTCGACGGGGCCTGATGGCCGGCACGGCCGGGCTTGGCCTGGCGGCTGGGGCCGGTACGGCGTCTGCCGATCCCCACAGGGAGTCCGCCCGGACCCTGACCCGGATCGCCTTCGGCTCCTGCGCCAAAAGCGACAAGCCCCAGCCGATCTGGGACGCCGTACTGGCGGCCGAGCCGGACCTGTTCATCTTCCTGGGCGACAACGTCTATCTGGACACACGCGACCCGGCCGTGATGCGTCGCAAATATGCAGAGCTGGCGGCCCAGCCCGGATTCCAGAAGCTGAAGGCCTCGGTCCCGATCCTGGCCATCTGGGACGATCACGACTACGGCGAGAACGACGCCGGGGCGGACTATCCGATGAAGGAGGAAACCCGTCGGCAGTTCCTCGACTTCTTCGACGAGCCGGCCGACAGCCCCCGACGCACCCGCGACGGCATCTATACCGCCCCCGTCTTTGGCCCGGCGGGACGGCAGGTGCAGATTCTGCTGCCCGACCTGCGCTGGAACCGTACGCCGCTGGTGCCGCTGGAGCTCGGCAATCAGGACTATGGCACCTGGGTCCAGCAGCGCGCCCAGGCGGGGCTGAGCACGCCCGGCCCCTATATGCGCAATCCGGAGATGACCGCGACCCAGCTGGGCGAGACCCAGTGGCGCTGGCTGGAAGAGCAGCTGTCCGTTCCGGCCGACATTCGCATCCTTGCCTCCAGCCTGCAGGTCCTGGCCGATTTCGCCGGCTGGGAGGGCTGGATCAATTTTGCCCATGACCACCAGCGGCTGATTGCCGCCATCCGGGACCGGAAGGCGAATGGCCTGTTCTGCCTCTCGGGCGACACCCACTACGCCGAGATTTCGAGGCTGGACGTCAACACGCCCTATCCGTTGTGGGACATCACCTCCTCCGGCCTGACCGAGGTCTGGCCGGTGACCCCACCCAACGCCTTGCGCGTCGGCGACGTGTTCCGCGATCAGAATTTCGGCCTGCTGACCATAGGCTGGCAGGGGGAAAGCCCGACGGTCCTGGCCCAGATCCGCGACGTCAATGGCACCGTCCGACTGGAACAGCCGATCCGGATCGCCGACCTCGTCGTCTGA